From a single Sphaeramia orbicularis chromosome 4, fSphaOr1.1, whole genome shotgun sequence genomic region:
- the LOC115417727 gene encoding E3 ubiquitin-protein ligase TRIM39-like yields the protein MAAAGRVQSEDQFLCSICLDVFTDPVTTPCGHNFCKSCISEHWRVNVPYKCPMCKEVFHTKPQLKINTFIKEIVAQFRHEAQQKPNIYSSDQQTAKPGEVPCDICTEPKLKALKSCLVCLTSYCQTHLEHHLTGSALKRHQLINPVENLEDRMCRKHEKPLELFCKTDQTCICNHCTYSDHKSHDVTPLKDEHEEQKPELKKTEANIQQMIQERQLKIQGIQQSVELSKNAADRETAKGVEVFTALMESVQRSLDQFIEEIQEKQRSTETQAEDFIKELEQEISELKKRSTEVQQLSGSEDHLHFVQRFTCVKAAPSMKTWTKVSIRSPSYEGTVARAVSQLENKLTKDMKKVTEAELKRVQQYEVDVTLDPDTAYPYFILSDDGKQVHHGDKKKNLPDKPQRFSDDWCILAKQSFSSGRFYFEVQVKGKTDWFLGVARESINRKGEILLSPQNGYWTIGLRNGNEYMACGDLSVLLSLKPGPQKVGVFVDYEEGLVSFYDVDSSFLIYSFIRCCFNDKLLPYFCPCLNGGGTNSAPLIITPVRHCRDVTIPKILELIPIPLKGHKYQFQSRYRSKKK from the coding sequence ATGGCTGCTGCCGGTCGGGTCCAATCTGAAGATCAATTCCTGTGTTCTATCTGTCTGGATGTATTCACTGATCCAGTCACCACaccatgtggacacaacttctgcaaatccTGCATCTCTGAACACTGGAGGGTTAATGTCCCATATAAGTGTCCCATGTGTAAAGAGGTTTTTCACACAAAACCTCAGCTGAAGATCAACACTTTCATCAAAGAGATAGTGGCTCAGTTCAGACATGAAGCTCAACAAAAACCAAACATCTACAGCTCAGATCAACAAACTGCCAAACCAGGAGAAGTTCCCTGTGACATCTGCACTGAACccaaactgaaggccctgaagtcctgcctggtgtgtctgACCTCCTACTGTCAGACTCATCTGGAACATCATCTGACAGGTTCTGCACTGAAAAGACATCAGCTGATCAaccctgtggagaacctggaaGACAGGATGTGTAGGAAACATGAGAAAcctctggagctgttctgtaaaacTGACCAAACATGTATCTGTAACCACTGCACCTACTCAGACCACAAAAGTCATGATGTTACTCCTCTGAAAGATGAACATGAAGAACAGAAGCCAGAGCTGAAGAAGACAGAGGCTAATATTCAGCAGATGATCCAGGAGAGACAATTGAAGATCCAGGGGATCCAACAGTCAGTGGAGCTCAGTAAGAACgctgcagacagagagacagCAAAAGGTGTTGAGGTCTTCACAGCTCTGATGGAGTCTGTTCAGAGAAGTCTGGACCAATTCATTGAGGAGATCCAAGAAAAGCAGAGGAGCACTGAGACACAGGCTGAAGacttcatcaaagagctggaacagGAAATCTCTGAGCTgaagaagagaagcactgaggtgcagcagctctcaggctctgaagaccacctccactttgtccagaggttcacatgtgtcaaagctgctccatccatgaagacctggacaaaGGTCAGCATCCGTTCACCATCATATGAGGGGACTGTGGCGAGAGCTGTGTCTCAGCTGGAGAACAAACTCACAAAAGACATGAAGAAGGTGACTGAAGCTGAGCTGAAGAGAGTCCAACAGTATGAGGTGGATGtgactctggatccagatacaGCTTATCCTTATTtcatcctgtctgatgatggGAAACAGGTTCATCATGGTGATAAAAAGAAGAACCTTCCAGACAAACCACAGAGATTCTCTGATGATTGGTGCATCTTAGCAaagcagagtttctcttcaggcCGGTTTTACTTCGAGGTTCAGGTCAAAGGAAAGACTGACTGGTTTTTAGGAGTGGCCAGAGAGTCCATCAACAGGAAAGGAGAGATCCTACTGAGTCCTCAGAACGGATACTGGACCATTGGTTTGAGAAATGGAAATGAGTACATGGCTTGTGGTGatctttctgtccttctgtctctgAAGCCTGGTCctcagaaggtgggggtgtttgtggattatgaggagggtctggtctccttttatgaTGTTGATTCTTCATTTCTCATCTACTCCTTCATTCGCTGCTGCTTTAATGATAAACTCCTCCCATACTTCTGTCCATGTCTGAATGGTGGAGGTAcaaactctgctcctctgatcatcactcctgtcAGACACTGTAGGGATGTCACGATACCAAAAATTCTGGAGTTGATACCAATACCACTGAAAGGACACAAATATCAATTCCAAAGTCGATAccgcagtaaaaaaaaatga